Part of the Diprion similis isolate iyDipSimi1 chromosome 4, iyDipSimi1.1, whole genome shotgun sequence genome is shown below.
TATTACTTTTGCACTACCACAGCTCTGTCTCGTACATGAAGCGCGTGAAACTTCAGCGTCGAGTTTCAAGAACTATCTTACCATCTTACACGAGCAGTAGATACGCTCGAAAAAGGTCTCAGAATTTTCGTTAAAGAATATTGTTCGCTAAGGTTCGATGGTGTGTGTGAGTCGCCATAAAAGGGGCCGCGTTGGGGTAGAGCAATCATTGCAAAGCAAGCTTTGCAACAGTCAAGTGTGCGATTGAAGAAACGAACatggattccgaaaagtgcttgaaattgatgaaaaatcatgGAGACGGCGTTCAAGATTTTGAGCGAGAAATCTTCACCGGCCGAGGTTCAAAAATGGATGCGATTTGCAACCCAAAATACGAGGcttctgaacaaaattttacgaaagaaCGCCTCGACGATCGGGGAGAAGACACGGATTTTGACAACGATCGGAATATTGAAATCGTTGACTGCAAAATTCCAACAGTTTCGAAAAGTAGACGACGGATTAAAAAGCCGACGGCGGAGCGATCGAGTAAAATGGGAAGATTTGGACACGGCGTTCGAGAGTCGAATTAGAAAGGGTGCTGTAATAAATTTGCAACACAAGGATTTGgctgtgtttttgaaaaatgccaAACACCTGGTCGTTGCAAGACTCAAGAACATGCTACGTAAGACGGGAAGTTTGAAAGCCAACTGTGTTTTATCGTGTAAATTTAGTGTTACAAAGAACGCTGAAATTGTGGAagacattaaatttttgaacaccAAAAATCAAGTTATCCTCCAACCAACGGACATACATGGGTGTTTCGAAGAGAATGTCAAGCAGAAAGTGATGGCCAAGGTGGAAGACTTCCAAGAAAAAGACTCTGGCTGGTCTTTGACTGAAATCATCAATTTGACTGTGAATATCAACAAGTACGTGCCACTACGAGGAGGTGTGTTCACATATACACCACTACCCAAAGATATTCAAGATAAGAAGGCCGTTGTCAACATCCGTAACAGCGACTCGTATTGCTTTCTATGGTCGGTCACCGCAGCCCTCTTTCCAGCCAACAATAAAAATCCCAATGAAGTCAGCTCGTACCCACATTTCAGCTCAGTGCTACGGTACGATGGTTTGAATTTGCCAATGTCCTTggatcaaatttcgaaatttgagaaaCTGAACGATCTTTCGATCAACGTTTATGGTATAGATTGTACTGAGAAGCAAAAGCATAGTGAAATTATACCCGTTTATTTAAGTCGACACAAGTCTGATAAACCTACAATCCATCTTTTAGTGATAGAGTGTGaaattgatgatgatgatgatgatggtctggaaaattacacaaagaatgaaagaatacaccattttgcatgtattcgaaatttatcacgaTTAACAAAGTctcaaatttctggtcaccgtgCTCGTACTTGGTTATGCGATAGGTGTCTGTCACACTTTCAATCTGAAAGATGTTTGTCAAAGCACAATGTAGATTGCCTGAACTTAAACAAAACCAAAGTTATTTTACCGACAGAAGAGGACAAAATTcttaaattcagaaatttcaaacataaaGAAACTGTTCCATTCTGCATTTACGCAGATCTAGAATGTCTACTGCAACCCACTCTTAAAAGTCTTGGGGAAAACAGAACAATTTATCAGAAGCATACGCCGTACAGTATATTCTATTATCTACATTGTGCGtttaatgattcaatttcaaaattcgaaatcaaTCATGGAGAGACTTGCATTAAATGGTTTGTGACTGAGTTAGAGAAATTAGCACATTCGTTAGAAACTTATTTTAAAACTGTTGTACCAATGAAACCGCTTAATTTCCATCAAATCAACGAATTTCATTCGGTAACAGTGTGTCACATTTGTGAAAAACCGTTTACCCTCGAAGACGTCAAACATCGTGATCACTGTCATTTCACTGGAAAGTATCGTGTTGCTGCTCATCGAGGCTGCAAcctgaattatcaaaattcacATACAATTCCTGTGATATTCCACAATCTATCGGGTTATGATTCCCATTTTCTAATTAAAGCGTTGGCTACATCGTTCGAGGGCACAATCCAGCTTCTACCcgtaaacaaagaaaagtacatttcttttacaaaatatgtcaAGGCAACAGATATAAAGTTTagattcatcgattcgttCCGCTTCATGCCCAGTAGTCTTGAGAAGTTAGCAACGTATCTTGGGTGatgatcaaaaatcaattacacgAAAGTTTTGCCATAATTTGGATAAATTTCAGTTATTGACTAGAAAAGGTGTTTTTCCGTATGAGTATATCAATAATTGGGAGAAGCTTGAGGACAGACGATTACCGACCAAACcacaattttattcgaaattaaacGATCGGGATATATCAGACGACGACTATGCACATGCATGTGAAGTTTGGCAAACTTTTAACGTTCAAACTTTGGGAGAGCATTCAGATTTATATCTACAAACAGACGTATTCTTACTAGCtgacgtttttcaaaattttcgacagaaTTGTTGGACAACTTACAAACTGGACCCATTACATTACTACACAGCGCCCGGTCTGTCGTTTGATGCAATGTTAAAGTGTACCGGCATCGAGCTCGAGCTTCTCACTGATATAGATATGattatgtttatagaaaaaggtatCCGAGGTGGTGTGTCGCAGTGTTCGAACAGATACGCAAAAGCCAACAACAGATATATGGAAGAGGCATTTGATTCACAAGTCGAAGAATCTTATCTCATGTACTTCGATGTTAACAATTTGTACGGTGCTGCTATGAGCTTTGCTCTACCATACAGTTCCTTCGAATGGGTATCAGACTGCAGACAATGCGACGTTCTTACCATCTCGGACGATGCGGAGTTCGGTTACATGTTAAAGGTAGATTTGGAATATCCTGCGGAACCGCATGAAATGCATAAAGATTTACCACTGTGTCCGGAGCACTACATACCTCTGATCTCGAGTACTAAGCAACCGAAATTGACGACCACGCTACTTCCCAAACAAAACTATGTTATTTATTACCGTGTTTTGAAACAATGCTTACAATTAGGTCTGAAGTTggttaaaattcacaaagttCTCAAATTCCAAGTAAACTCCatggctaaaaagttacataGATTTGAATACTGATTTACGGAAGAAATCGAAcaacgaatttgagaaaaacttttataaattaatgaacaacgcagttttcggtaaaacaatggaaaatgttaggAAGTATAGAGATGTCAGGCTGATCACGGAATGGAACGGAAAATACGGTGCTCGAGCTACTATAGCTAAACCAAATTTCCATAGCTGCACCATTTTTGATGAAGGTAATAGTCGAATTGAATGAAACGAAAGTCAAACTAAACAAACCTTTGTATGCAGGTTTCTCCATCCTCGATCTTTCGAAAACTTATATCTACGATTTTCACCACAATTATATTAAGAATAAATTTGGCAACCAagcaaaattaatgtacactgATACCGATAGTTGAGTATATCACATCACCGTCCCCGACGTTTACCAGTGTATGAAAGTAGAGTTGCACAAATTCGACACATCTGATTACTCAGTCGATAACGCTTACGGAATGCCTttagcaaataaaaaagtccTCGGCTTGATGAAGGATGAAAACAACGGTCGAATAATGTTAGAATTTGTAGGATTAAGAGCAAAGTTATATTCATTCAGTGTCTTAGGAGATAAGAACGACAAAAAACGTGCTAAAGGGGTTAAGGGATCAACGTTGAGAACAATAACTTTTAATGATTATTTGGAATGAGCTTTTcaacatgaaaatttgatcaagaGTCAGAATTTATTCTTGAGTCAAAAGCATGAGGTTTATACTGTAGAACAGAAGAAGGTGGCACTGAGCTGGAATGACGACAAGCGGATCGTATTTCACAACACGACCGACACGCTTCCGTGGGGCTATAACCCTGGACCTTAGCGTATACGTTTGAGCTTTGTAATTACCGTATCGTGATCTATAggttatgaaatataattgtacAACGTTGTACATAATTATATGAGATGTAAAATAAAGACAGATGCCTATTTGCAATAGAATCTCATTTGTTGAATAATGATGTTACGAGTcagattcatttatccaactgttgtggGTACTGTCAAAACCTAACCATTTAAcatataatttctttccacGCTTTTTGAGAACCTTCTCCACGAGATAGATGTCCGGATGTTCAACCTTAAGGAGCTCCTGTTCGTAGAAACCGCCAGCGATGGGTTGATTTTGATAGTCTTTGAGCTTGTACGTGAGGGGATGAGTATTTTCCACTCggcttattgtgaatatttcagtcgtccaATTGGGAGTATAACCTTTctcgaagacgtttttgaatttgctGATTTGGACTTTGTCGCCAGTTCTGAACTTGCTGGTTTGGTAGGTATCGCTCGAAGCCCTCCGTACGCTTGACGTAATAATTGCAGCTCGTTCACAACCGTGACGTCTgatggtttcattcgtatGGTTCGGTGTTTGGTGTTGTTGTAAGCCAATACCAAGTCAGATAAGATGTCGAGCCACTTGTAGCTTCCTTGCATGCTGAACTGTGTCCACATCTTGTTTTTCAGCGTACGATTGAAACGTTCACAGATCGAAGCCTTCAAATTACTGTACGAGGAGCAAAGTTTGATTCCATAGCGTATCATAAGAGATCCGAATTTTGAGTTGTAAAATTCCGTTCCTCTGtcgacgtgtaattttttcggtacacGTCCTTGAACAAGCACAGATTCCATCGCCTTTGTAACATCATCCCCGGACTTGCTCTTTATCGGTACAGCACAcgcatactttgaaaaaatatcaatgactGTGAGCATGTACTTGTAGCCTTTCTTTTGTCCAGCGTACGAAATCATATCAACAAGATCCGCCTGCCAGGTCTCGTCGATGCCGCGCACATCTACACGGCGACGTGGGTAATTCCGGCGTGCAGGCTTATGCAGTTCCGTCACCAGCGCTAGCTTTTCCTCGTTCATCTTCCAATGCTCTCAGTCTGGTGTCcaatttggaaataatttcagcGTTTTGAATCGACAGGTCTCTGCCTGTTCTAAAATCTGTGTAGAAGGTGTCCAAGGCTTTCCCTGTGGTGATATCCAACGCTTTGATCGTTTGATCAAGATTGTCGAGTTGTTTTTGCAGCGA
Proteins encoded:
- the LOC124405611 gene encoding uncharacterized protein LOC124405611, whose product is METAFKILSEKSSPAEVQKWMRFATQNTRLLNKILRKNASTIGEKTRILTTIGILKSLTAKFQQFRKVDDGLKSRRRSDRVKWEDLDTAFESRIRKGAVINLQHKDLAVFLKNAKHLVVARLKNMLRKTGSLKANCVLSCKFSVTKNAEIVEDIKFLNTKNQVILQPTDIHGCFEENVKQKVMAKVEDFQEKDSGWSLTEIINLTVNINKYVPLRGGVFTYTPLPKDIQDKKAVVNIRNSDSYCFLWSVTAALFPANNKNPNEVSSYPHFSSVLRYDGLNLPMSLDQISKFEKLNDLSINVYGIDCTEKQKHSEIIPVYLSRHKSDKPTIHLLVIECEIDDDDDDDCLNLNKTKVILPTEEDKILKFRNFKHKETVPFCIYADLECLLQPTLKSLGENRTIYQKHTPYSIFYYLHCAFNDSISKFEINHGETCIKWFVTELEKLAHSLETYFKTVVPMKPLNFHQINEFHSVTVCHICEKPFTLEDVKHRDHCHFTGKYRVAAHRGCNLNYQNSHTIPVIFHNLSGYDSHFLIKALATSFEGTIQLLPVNKEKYISFTKYVKATDIKFRFIDSFRFMPSSLEKLATYLGKGVFPYEYINNWEKLEDRRLPTKPQFYSKLNDRDISDDDYAHACEVWQTFNVQTLGEHSDLYLQTDVFLLADVFQNFRQNCWTTYKLDPLHYYTAPGLSFDAMLKCTGIELELLTDIDMIMFIEKGIRGGVSQCSNRYAKANNRYMEEAFDSQVEESYLMYFDVNNLYGAAMSFALPYSSFEWVSDCRQCDVLTISDDAEFGYMLKVDLEYPAEPHEMHKDLPLCPEHYIPLISSTKQPKLTTTLLPKQNYVIYYRVLKQCLQLGLKLVKIHKVLKFQVNSMAKKLHRFEY